CAGGTCTGGTCACCAAGTCCTCCACAGCGGTagcgttgaagaacttcacGTTAGGGAACTGCAACACCTTCGAGGTCACAGTCGAGGCGAAAAGCGCAGCGTGCTTAACCACCACGTAGTCTCCCTCGTCCTCGAATGGgatctccagctcctccaaGAACAAGTGACCTGGCTTTCTGACGATCATCGCACTCATCAACGAACCGGCCAGCCAACTCCCACCTGCAGGACAGTTGTTAGCCTCGATGATGGTCACGATCAAGTCCGGTCTGTTCTTGGCGATCACATACGCAGCAGAGAGACCCGAAGAACCAGCaccgatgatgatgacaTCGGAGACTGCGTGCTTGTCGAGGTCCTTGAAGTATCTCGAAGTCATAGCACGTGAGACAGTGGACTCACGGATTGGTGTGAACTTGAAGTCGGACCAGTCATCGGTCTTGACCACGTCGGATAGCGCATGACGGATGCTTCCGGCGTTCAATTGCAATTGTGCGGCTTCGGTTTGAGTGTTGGTAGCAGTGGCAGACATGATGCTCGTATTCTGGTTGTTGAGCTCTCCAGCTGACCAATTCCTGCTACAACCGTCGCCATGGCCCGTATTTATACCTGCGAACCCGCTCAAGTCTCACGCTTCGGCGAACGAGGCCGTCGCCAGGATGAATCTACCACGCTCCAGCGAGTATGCAACCTATCCACCTTTCCGCCTGATCCGCAGCCTGAACGCCGCTATATGGGTTTATTCGCCTCAGGACGCTATGCCTATGCAACTAATCCGCCTCGATTCGCTATGCATCTGTCGTTGCAACAACTGTTCGTTAGTCACTTTGGCTGGTGCCATAGTGACGGTTTTCGGCCGAGTAGGCTGGCGCTGGGACAACGGCGGCGGTGCACGGGCGGCGCGGCTGAAAGAGTGCCAAGCTCTGAGAGTTAAGTTACTGAATTATGAACGAAGCGGGCTGCGGTATACAATTAGTGGTCGTTCGGAGGGAGGTTCTAGTCGCTGGCGTCGTCTTGTCTGTGATCGTCGCGGTCCTCGCTGTTGTCGTCGTTGTCGCGGTCGTCTGGCGACTTCTCCGAGGAGGACTCTTCGTCTTGCTGGAAATCGTCCGGTCGGAAATCGTCCGGCGGGAAATCGTCCTGGTCGTCCTCCTTGGGCTCTGGATGTGCTTCTCCGTATAGCTTGCAGTAGTTGAAGGCGGAGGCCTTGAGACACTGCAGCGTTTGGCCGACGATGGCGTCTGCCTGCTCGCTGATCTCGAACTTTTCctgcagttctttctcgCGGTACATGTTGAGGATGTAGTTGAGCAGGCCGCGGATGGTGACGACTCTGGTGTTGA
The nucleotide sequence above comes from Torulaspora globosa chromosome 6, complete sequence. Encoded proteins:
- the THI4 gene encoding thiamine thiazole synthase; translated protein: MSATATNTQTEAAQLQLNAGSIRHALSDVVKTDDWSDFKFTPIRESTVSRAMTSRYFKDLDKHAVSDVIIIGAGSSGLSAAYVIAKNRPDLIVTIIEANNCPAGGSWLAGSLMSAMIVRKPGHLFLEELEIPFEDEGDYVVVKHAALFASTVTSKVLQFPNVKFFNATAVEDLVTRPAGPNGELTVAGVVTNWTLVTQAHDLQSCMDPNVIELAGYKNDGTRDVSKKHGVILSTTGHDGPFGAFSAKRIVSIDKNSQLKGMKGLDMNNAEADVVKNSGKYKGVDSMYFAGMEVAELAGCNRMGPTFGAMLVSGIKAAEEILKHFAE